The Juglans microcarpa x Juglans regia isolate MS1-56 chromosome 8D, Jm3101_v1.0, whole genome shotgun sequence genomic sequence aaaattgactttctgagttatatataaacatttttcattgaagtcatatatatatatatatatatatatgtatgtatcaaCAAGAGAAAATTGACTTtctgagtcaatttttataaaattgaatttataaaagagtaattctactcattatcttaattctcatcattctataatgtgacattagatgGTTGGAGACTATtgattatatttcatttgtaaacctatcatttaatgccacatcatgaaataataagaggatgataaaaaaaagagatgataaatagattttttctttataaaattgaaaatttggagGGGCAATTTTCTAtgtttatatactttttttaataaattttctatgtttatagattttatttttttttaatttttttttaaaagatgtttatAGATTTTCTTGTGAAAAGGGTTGggtgtattatatattttcctttaataatTTAAGCAATGGCATTAGCATTTTTAAGCAATTTGAATCCCGTAAAGAAGAACCGTTTCCCACGTGCCCCCCGATCTCACACTCACCATAAAAGAAAGCAGTTATCATAAGATTCATAACAACGAAACAAACCCATATATACAACCAATTACAAAGCTTGTTCTTCGCTGGCCatctctttctctgtctctctgtaaCCAACTTCTCtgcaaatttccatacaaaattcGAAATAGGGGAGCCCGGGCTCGAATCCATTCTGGTCATCTTGATTCTGAATCTGAATCTGGGGTTCGATCTATATGATGTTTCGTATAAGCAACATACTGGTGGGACTCCTCAACTGTTGCACCCTACTAATCGGCTTTGTCGCAATCACCACCTCCATATTCTTCCATTTCTCTGGTGGTGCCACCGAATGCCAACGAGTTGTACAAAACCCTCTCCTCATCCTCGGCCTCGTCATCTTCATCCTCTCCTTCCTCGGATTTGTCGGCGCCTGCTTCAGGCTCAACTCTTTCATTTACCTCTACTTGTTCTTCATGTTCCTCATCATCATTGGGCTCATCTTCTTCACGGTGTTCACGCTATTGGTGACGAACAGAGGGGTGGGCTATGCAGTGTCAGGACATGGGCATAAAGAGTATCGGCTGGCGGACTTCACCCACTGGCTGCAACGCTACGTGCTGAACACCAACCACTGGGATAAGATTAGGAGTTGTATAGTTGATGCCAGGATTTGCCAAATACTTGAAGACGACACCCATCAAAAGACATCGTTTGAGTATTACATAAAAAACATGCCTCCATTACAGGTACTTGATTTCTGTAAACTTTCCAAGGTTataagattttgattttttatttatttattattatatcagGATTGTTTTTGCAAACATATATGttttcatcatatcatatctATTGATTTGTTTGCTTCATTGTTACCATCTGCCATTGATACGGTTAGCAGTATCATTAATTTTATGGGCCATTAATGTGTTACTAACTGCAATTAATGTGTTACTAATTTTATGGGCCATTAATCTTGCGAAAGGGACTACGAATCTCTCTAAAAAACATTTCAGTATAACAAATTACAGTGCACCTACCACCGCCACCAGCAGTAGTTCCATAGTTCGCATAACTTTGCGAACTGTTTATTTCTGTATTTTAAGATGACGTCCTCTTTGTAGGGCATGGGTAGGGACTAAGAAGTTGGTCTcaaaactccttttttttttctttttttccaccTCCTTTGCATTGTAGTTTTTTGTACTGGGGCATTTCTTGGGGAGCCCCACCCCCTTCTCATGTATCATCCTTGCCGGTTCTAATAGAAATTTGCTTgcttaggtaaaaaaaaaaaaaaaaaaaaaaagaactgcaATTGATAGTCATAAAGCTTTTCAAGATGTACATAATCGTGTCATGCTTGAGCATTTTCAAACACTTTCTTTTAGGGTCTCCTCTCTACAACCCTTTTGTGTAGTCATTATAGCCTTTGATCTTGTTCTAAACATGTTGAATATTGATGTTCTTCCCTCATTGTTTTTCCCCTTAGTCCGGTTGCTGCAAGCCGCCATTATATTGTGGATTCATATACAAAAACGCTACTTTCTGGGAAATACCAAAATCTGGGCCACTCGTACCAGACAGCGACTGCACGACATGGGGCAATCACGAGGAGAAGCTATGTTACAATTGCAAGTCATGCAAGGTGGGAGTGCTAGACAACATCAGGAAGGAGTGGAGGTATTTGGCTATTTTCAACAGCTGTgtcctcatcttcatcatcctcatctatTGCATCGGTTGTTGCGCCATCAAGCGTCACGAGCACTCGAAACTTAACTACATTAGATATAGAGGACAGCCTTGATGCATATACGCACGCACAGGCTGCATGCTCTTATATTGTTAGTGCTTAGAATACAGAtgctgatttattttttgatatttcaCGTTTATACCATGTGTCCCCACGTTGAAGTTCTTCAGGTTATTGCTCTATAGAGATGATTTTATTGTAGCTATGGTTAGGTTTTTACATGTGCTTTTGATTAAgagtttgaaattcaaaaaagagACACAGAGTAGGTTTTTTTATGGAGCTAGAAAAGCATCTTTTGGAGGGTCAGTTGATTAATCTTATAAGTACTGTTAGGATCGGGGCATGCCTCTGagcaaaatttcttttttctaatttttcttattcatatattttagtatttttaaatatttttaaaaatataaaaaaaataccaatacactaataatcacttccttaattattaagtaaaaaaaaaatataaaaaattaaatacatgaacaatcCAAATGAGGGAACAAAATGGAACAGcataataacattattctaaTCTTATAATaactacatatatttttatatggttttttttatttttatttttattttttacattatgctaatataaaaaagatatcATAAACGcgattttaaaactttttgctcaTTATGGAAGCAATTTCTAACCTTTTTGAGGATTATAATTTATGGGAGGGTGGCCAATACAAGAGGATGATTTTTCTAATGATACCGACGAGGTCAGTTGCCTCGAGTCTTGACATAGAATTGTATCACACTAAGGGTCGAGAGAAATATGTGGGTGTGGAAGGTTTGGTGTGTTGCGCCAAGGTGATTGGAGGCGGGGCAATTTGCCTTGATCCGAAGAATATCATCACCTTGAGATATACACACAGGTGGGGTTTGAAGGTTTGGTGGGTTGGGTCAAGGTGCCAGCGGCTGCTAGAGGCTAGGTTGGTttggttgagagagagagagagagagagagagagagagagagagagattgtggaaagaagaaaaaaacagtaGATAACTCTCCATGTTCCATAAACATAAAATGCTTTCAGAATTGTTCTTGTTTGGAACTTTCAGAAAACGCCATGAAAGCGAATGGTGATGATTATGCCACAGACGACATTTTACTTGAGAAAGGTACAactaaggaaaaagaaaaagtaaacgACCAGTGATGTTAGGAGTTCAAGCGTCCAAGTTGGGTGTAATATAACTGATGGAATATTGGGGACCAGGAGAGAACCACATATCCAGCCAGTCACAAGAGCACCAAATCTGTACATGGAGCAAGTAAACAAACATTATGTAACTAAAAGCAAATGAAAAGAGATATGGGCTGAAATTGCTCCTTTTGTTACCATTCATATGGATACGTACCCAATGATGAAGGCCCTGGCCAAGCTCTTTGTTTTCTCATTGAGGAAATATATGCATGCTGCTAAAGATACTGCGACCTGCATCAAAAGAGATTTTCATTTTACTTCATCAATATGGTGCTTATGGAGGGGAAAAGAAGGTACATAACAGTAAAACGTGTTCAGAAACATGAATTTTGGAATAAGTACAGGGAAAGACCAAGGCCATCCTAGTGCCATGGGGAAAGGTGCAAAGGATTAGAGATTCAATTCTTACTGCTTATCCTGAAGAATAAGGACAATAAAAGGATATCTCAAGGCAAACAATTAAAAATGGataaagaaaattgtttataatatcTCAAGATAGCAGTATATTTAGTACAGCGAGGTTGATCTGAGAGCATTCTGGTGTGTGCAACAAAGCCACCTTGCATAATTGACTTGCCGCAAGTTCGAACCATGCTCGCTCATGACAGGAAGTGCATTATATTCAATCTAAGCTCTCTTCACATTATTGTAGACAGTACCAGGTTGCACCTAACTTGCCTTTACCTTGTTATTGCTCTACTTCAATTCCAGACTCGCATAATTCTGAAACTAGCCTTAGTAATTAAAGATCCTCATAATATATACCCTGACCTAAATTCTCAGCAAGATAGCTGTGCAAGATCTACTCATTCGAtcagaatgattttttttttttaattatctttaaaaagcataaaagaaaaaagaaaagaatggtCAGCTTACACTCTCTACATAGGGCTGTAATTGAGCCCAAGTTGAAACAAATATTGAAACAATAACTGTTTGAACTCAGCTACACTCTCTACATAGGGCTGTAATTGAGCCCAAGTTGAAACAAATATTGAAACATTAACTGTTTGAACTCAGCTTGAGCTTGACTTCGAGTTAAATTCAGTATTTTTCCCTTGGCCAAAAAGAGTATTTACTCTTACCTAAGGGAGGaaagaacaataaaatcaaAGAGAGCCCCAAAAGAGTACAAGCAACAAAGTACTAAGAACTGAATGGTGATTTTTGAGCTGAAACCAAAAACAGATGAAAGGAAAGGGGGTGACAAGGGAATATGTGAGGAGGACTGTGGCTTTGCTGGCCAGAAAAGAATCAGATGGAAGCTTGGCTACATTGAGATGGGAGTGACGGAGGCTAGCggcattgggtgagatgagaatGGACAAAACTCTTAATCCCAACTTAACTTTAACTGCACCGTCCTGATTTGATTCTAACTATTCAAAATAACTAACTGCAAAAACCAAATATTAATAACCTAAACAAACTAACACTCAATTTTTTCCCATGTATCCACATCAAATTGCACTCTAATGCATAGTACTGACATAATAGGACGGAAAATGATGCTCCTCCTTATAAGATAATGTTTTGAAATCCAttgaaaaccaagaaaaaaaaatggaacaaacCTGGAAAGCAGGTCCACCTTCAGCAGAATTCATAATACTCCAGCCACCCATAAATGCAAATAGGAACAATCTTCTAAATATAACATCAGTTGGAGGAAGTTCCACAAAATTGAGCAAATTCTTAACCCAAGGTGGAGATTCTTccactttcttcttcaacttgctcttcaaattaatttttgttttcttcctatGTTGATAGCTAGCCATCAGTATTTTCTCGAATGCAGCTTCTATTGATTCCTCACTTCTCTCATGACCAGCATACTGTTGCAAGAGAAAATTGCGTGATCCCCAAATTTCCTCCTCAGAGGCATCACGGCTAACGCCAAGGCGTTTATAAGGATCCCACACTCTCAATCGAGAAAATTTCTGGACATTACCTACAGGAGAATAGAGACATGAAATTTAACATAATTCCATATCGAATAATAGCTGTggattttttatgcaaaatgaTCAACGATACAACATCCAGATAACATGCCCCAAAAAACTACAATTTTCAATTTGCAGAAATATGATTCTTTTGGGCTTACAAAAGTGTCAACCGCTACATTCCGACAAGACTAAGAGTTTCATATAACATCAAACTGATACCCTTCATTGCTAAGGAAGGAACTCTCATGTTAGACGCATTACACCGCATTACGCACTGTTATTCTTCGTATGAACTGGGCACACAGCCCATGTACATCCTGTCGCGCTAAGGTTATGTACAGGATAATTCATAGTTTCCATGACCGGAATATTTTCTCGGGAAAACATCCacttaacaaaaataatatgagtgaaataacattttattgatAGGAGTAAATAGGCATatcccaagtacacaggaggtatacaaaCAGCATCCACTCAAAATTATTTTCCACGGAACAAAAAGCGTTTACTAGAAAAACATCtcattaaaaggaaaagaaaaactgaaaaaaaggTACCTTCGTGTGGTGTATCCACAGCACATCTAGGGCCTTTAAAATTGGCACAATACGTTTTCCGATTCTTCGCATTTCCATGGAAGAAACTACACgagcaaaaaattaaaacaacaaaaataaaaattcgaAGTAATAGATAGTAATGATTGATATTTATTTCACTAATTTAAACAAGGAaaccacaaaattaaaaaaaggaactattattatgaaaataaaatcaggGTTCAATTGGATTTTTCCCGttgaaagagagaaatagagactTACGGCTTTGTCGGGAGGAAGGAAGTGGAGAGGCTAGAGGGTTTAGAGAGCAAGAGGGAAGCCATAATTGGTGTAGCAACCGTGCAGAGAGAAACCCTAATTCGAGGACGCCATGTATTTTCTTTCCTAGGTCCAACACCGCCCTCTGGCAGCTGGCGATGCAAAGAGAAGATTAGCATTCGaggattttatgattttaagaaGCATTcctgaaccggaccggaccggcaGGATTGACAAGTTGGACCGGTCAATCAAcaatagttaaattaattaataatgataatttGGTTAATTCAACGTGAGAAAATGggagttttaaacttttaagctATGTTGGATTTAAAAAtcacttcaattcatttcaaattaattattgatagaatttattatttttttaatttcttataaaaatttaaattcatctcaactcacctcatacattcaaacacatatctcacctcgtttgttttcacagataagatgagttgagattaaagttaaaagttgaataaaatattattagaatatattttttaatattatttttatttcaaaatttgaaaaagttaaattgtttattttttgtggcaatttgaaaaaattataataattaaataagataagatgagatgagttaagatgagttatgaaaacaaacataTCTCAATAggattcataaaatattactttttatagaTAAAACTCAAATCATCAAGAATCAcctaacatccaaacgcaaccttaaaatactattagatatatactataagttatagCATAAGctgtcattttcatttcattcaaaaattaaaatgaaaaggtAAATCAAACTAATATTTATGGGAAATGACTTATTCAATCCTAAAGTTTGCAAGTCTCAggaacttttttaaaaaaaatgagtaaatatgaaatcttcaagaaaaaatcaattttaatagtagttttcattatttttcaaagagagtgtATGAGATTTGTATATCATATAACTCTATCTCACGTTACTCAATATTTATTAGGAATGTAACCAGTCTGATTCGAttcaattttagataaaatttaggaccgaactggtatgtaccgattttgtatttttcaaaaccgattacgcaccgattACCCTCATAAATCGGTATTTCCGATTTTACCGATTTTTGATCCTGTCCGATctagtttttcagtttttttaaaatgaaagttagacagtttatcattaaaaatctgtttataagaaaaaaaaaaactaatttaattgtTGAGCCTCACAGTTTATTCAAATCCTCAATCCCAATTGATAAACATTAAACATGACAGATGTTATTcaagtagaaaaattacaaaatcctatcaatataatttcacaaacccaatcacaaaacataatcttacaaatccaattacaaaacctaatcaaagtaaatttcggattaaaaaaatcctaatatatatcacaaatatcgtctatcataatttcaaagtaatttcacaaTCTCAATCACAAAACttaataacacaaacaaaataataaacacaattacaaaaaatcttaaatttcggattcaaaaactCTAGTATCataaaacccaatcacaaaaagcctagtatgtaatttcaaaaaaaaaaaaattacttttgagGGGGCATTGGGCAGACTCAGCAGAGAGATAAAGTGAggccgagagagttgagagaatgagaagggGTGAGGCCGCGAGGTAGAGATGTAGACGAGAGAGTGAGCggacgagagagttgagagacgagaAAATGAGAAGGGGCGAGGTTGCAAGGCAAAGACACAGACGAGAGAGTGAGTCGTGAGCAGACGAGAGAGACAGAATGATGCAGAATGAGATGGGAGGGAGAATAGTTATAGGGGAAACAGAGTCGTTTCCTATTcagtaaatattttcaatgtgtttcttttttaaaggataattaaaactttttttgatggtttggaaaattgatttaatatactatagtctaatatattagactatataatactattaactattaatattagactattagtatagttatatattagtattagttataatgatttagtataactatattagtataagtataactatagtctataataaactattagtctattagtattagttaaatagttatagacttatatcttaatatagctatataatatattagactatataatagtattaatattatactattagtatagtaactatagttatatattagtattagttataaaattttagtgatttagtataactatattaattataagtataactatagtctatattatatttgtaatatatatatatatatagactatataatatatatatatatattgaatcattgatatatatatatatatatatatatatatatattagtatagctatatactatagtcttattaatattagactattagtatagttaaatagttgtagacttatattttagtatagctatataatagtataatagtatattttagtatagttatatataatagtattactatttgaCTATTAgtgtagttatatattagtattaattataaacttctagtgatttagtataactgtattagtataagtataactatagtctataataaactattagtattagttaaatagttatagacttatatattagtgtagctatataatatattagactatatattagtattaatattagactatcagtatagttatatattagtattagttataaactatctATTAGtgttagttataaacttttagtgatttagtataactatattaattataagtataactatagtctatattagactattaatgttagttataaacttatatattagtatagctatataaattattagactatataatattattaatattagattattagtatagttatatattagtattagttataaacttatagtgatttagtataactatattagtataagtataattatagtctatattagactactattagtattagttataaacttatatattagtatagctatataaattattagactatataatagtattaatattagactcttattatagttatatattagtattagttataaactatatattagtatagctatataatatatgattaattaaattttcattttgaagattcaacttttattttataataacattatcttatatataattatattaatagtatatgatcaaacaaattataaatgttcacatttaagattaacatttaatgttaaaatttataaattataatatgaaattatttcatatatgatatataattatatatattatatataaaaatttcacatataattatacattatatataaaacttatatatataaaatattttgtataatattaattttgtattaaacttatatataaaatattattttttatatatttttttattaacctgtcccggatcggaccggttcaaaaccggtccaACCGGTTCGGACCGAACCGGTTTTTCTGTTTtctggtttaaatttacacacccttaatatttattatattagtgaagggaaattatttgtataatcCTAAAATGTGTAAGTCGAGTgtattcctttttaaaaaagtagacaaatttgaaaaccaaatgaaaaatctattttttttaatagtagaccacACGTTTTTTCAGAGAACCTGTAGGATTTGTATATCTTAAGaatatatctagcattacttatGGGTGAAATATCAACAAACaacttatataataaatttctaGTAAGTTTAACgttttttgaattcaaatattgAATCAACAGAGGCATCAACGAAAACAGAATTATAAGTTTGGAGGGGTTGAATATTTTTAGGAATAAACTAAACTTTGgattttctaaataatatataacaataaattatactaaaaagttttaaatatcgCATGAATTATAAACTTGTACGAACAAAATTCGGAGGTTTGGTCCCCGAATGGAGGGAATACAAACTTTACTCCATAGGTTTAATGTAAAAAAGATAAgttaaatcaatatatatatatatatatatatatatatatatatatatatattgaaatgaaaCTTCAATTCATTGACTTACAAACGATACAAGATTGATCAGAAATAAGGAAAGGAAGGAACTCAACAGGTCCCTTCTCCCTCCATACATGCTCAATATCTAAAGATAATGCTAACTTAACAGCTGCATGGGCAGCTTTGTTCCCTTCTTTGCCCATGAATGATAAAGACCAACTTGAATGAGAAGACATAATAAACTTGATATCCTCAATTACTTGCCTTGTCCAACAGAAATTAGTAGAAATAACATTAACAACATCCACCACTACCTTTGTATCCCATTCCAGTTGCACCTGCCTAAAACTCAATTCATTACAAAGGATAACAGCTCGCAACAGTGCTAAACTCTCAGCAACATTAGCAGATCTGACAATAGACTTTGGAGCAGCAAGCACCACTTGAACTTCACTCCTGAAATCCCTCACCACAATGCCAATTCCCatcatttccttctctttgtCAAAAGCTGCATCAACATTTACCTTCATATAGTCATGCAATGGTGGTCTCCAGACTCTCCTTTCAGCACCTGTTTCTACTCTTCCCTGATCCTCACCACTCTTAACACGAGCCAACTTAAAAGCCTCAAGATCCTACATTGCCAATTGTAAAACAATAGAAGGACCATTgaacttttcattaaaaaaaaaaaagactcatttCTCCTCCTCCATAAACCATGAAACACAGCAGCTACTAAATCAATCCAGATTATCATCATCTAATCTAGAAATGAGATCAAACCATAGAGACACAAAGTCATCATAATTTTGACTCCATTTCTTGACTGGACTATTATCCTCACCCCATACATCAGCTGCAGTAGGACATTTCCACAATACATGAATAACTGTTTCCTCCTTATTGTTGTAGACTGGACACTTTGGACTATCCACAATCATTCTCTTATACAGTTTGCATCTGGCAGGTAAGATTCCATTGAGAGCTTCCAAAGTAATTGTTTAACCTTGCCTGTGCTTGTCAACTTCCAAACTTTCCTCCAAAGCCCCTCATCATGATCCCCATCTGAAGACTCCccattcttttgtttctttttaacaaaatcagcaaaataagtatttttcacataaaatatccCCTTATCAGATAAACCccaaataattttatcatccaTCCCCCTAGCACTAATAGGAATGCTGCAAATATAGTGAGCCTCCTCTTGTCTAAAAATAGCATGAACAAGCTCTTTCTTCCATGTCTTACTCTCCTCATCTATCAGAACATCTGCTGTTTGCATTTGGCTCCAAAATGGTAATAGGTGATTGAATCTGAAAGGTGGAGGGGATTGACACCCATTTATCTTTCCATACTTTAACACTCTTTCCATTACCAACTCTCCAATCAAACCCAACCTTAACCAAATCCATAACAGACCAAATGCTCCTCTAAATTTAAGATGGACAGTAGCCTAATTTTGCATCCACAAAGTGACCTGTTGGAAAGTACTTCTCTTTATAAATTCAAGCCACCAATGAAGAGGGCTCTTGATGATTCTCCACCCTTGTTTAGCAAGTAAAGCTCTGTTCAAACAGATTAGGTTACGAAATCCTAACCCTCCCATGCTTTTTGTTATGCCAAAACTGTTCCAACACTTCCAATGAATTCCtttaccatcatttttattgcTCCACCAGAATTTAGCAATCATAGCTTTAATCTCTTTAAGTAACATCTTTGGCAACTGAAATACACTCATTGTAGAAAGGTTGACTTCCAACTATTGATCCTCCTCCAAATCTTTCTTTAAGCCCTCGAAAAGTGTTATACTTGGAATTTCCTACCACAGTAGGCAAGCCCAAGTATTTATTGTAGCTATCACAGATGACTCCTTCAACATGTTGTGATATACACTCCTTTGCAGCAACGTTAGTATTTGAACTGAAAAGAATTGAAGTCTTCTGTCTATTCAGAGTCTGTCCAGAAGCAACTTCATACGCTTTTAATAATTAGAGAATGTAAAACCATTCCTCCTGCTTAGACATACAACAAAATCACACAATCGTCAGCAAATAAGAGGTGGTTCATCCTTATGCCACCCCTTGATGCTGCCACTCCTTTAATGAGGCCCCTCAATTCTGCTTGTTGCAACAAAACACTAAGTCCCTCAGCACAAATCAATAACAAGTAAGGGGATAGTGGATCCCCTTACCTTAACCTTCTTGAAGGCAAGATTACATCACCTGGAACCCCATTAACAACCATAGAGTAAGTGACAGATTTAATATAGGTCATGAGCAGCTTAATCCATCTTTCACCAAAACCCAACTTCTCAAGCATAGTTTCCAAAAAATTCCATTCCACCTTGTCATAAGCCTTGGAAATATCCAATTTGATAGTCATACTACACTCTCTTCCCTTTTGTCTAAACTGCATAGTATGGAGAAGTTCATAAGCAACCATAATGTTGTCTGTAATTAATCTGCCAGGGATGAAAGCACTTTGATTTTAAGAGataattttttacaacactAGTTTAAGCCTATTAGCTAAAACCTTAGAAATAAGTTTATACCA encodes the following:
- the LOC121242030 gene encoding tetraspanin-11-like, yielding MMFRISNILVGLLNCCTLLIGFVAITTSIFFHFSGGATECQRVVQNPLLILGLVIFILSFLGFVGACFRLNSFIYLYLFFMFLIIIGLIFFTVFTLLVTNRGVGYAVSGHGHKEYRLADFTHWLQRYVLNTNHWDKIRSCIVDARICQILEDDTHQKTSFEYYIKNMPPLQSGCCKPPLYCGFIYKNATFWEIPKSGPLVPDSDCTTWGNHEEKLCYNCKSCKVGVLDNIRKEWRYLAIFNSCVLIFIILIYCIGCCAIKRHEHSKLNYIRYRGQP
- the LOC121242031 gene encoding protein CHAPERONE-LIKE PROTEIN OF POR1, chloroplastic, with amino-acid sequence MLIFSLHRQLPEGGVGPRKENTWRPRIRVSLCTVATPIMASLLLSKPSSLSTSFLPTKPFFHGNAKNRKTYCANFKGPRCAVDTPHEGNVQKFSRLRVWDPYKRLGVSRDASEEEIWGSRNFLLQQYAGHERSEESIEAAFEKILMASYQHRKKTKINLKSKLKKKVEESPPWVKNLLNFVELPPTDVIFRRLFLFAFMGGWSIMNSAEGGPAFQVAVSLAACIYFLNEKTKSLARAFIIGFGALVTGWICGSLLVPNIPSVILHPTWTLELLTSLVVYFFFFLSCTFLK